From the Corynebacterium zhongnanshanii genome, the window GCTCCAGCTCGCCCATGGATAGGAAGCGATCTTGGGATTCGGACCGTCCGGGTTCGTCGCGTTGATCCTTGGATTTTTCGTCGCGGGCTTTCGTCTCGGCGAGCTCGGCGTCGGTTTTTTCACGTCCATATTCCACAACGACTTCCTGGCCGTATTGCTCGACCCCATTCATGTCGTGGTGGTAGATCGCACCGGCGGCGCTGAAGACAACCAGTGGGTGTTGCTCGTCGCGGGCGGGCAGGGTGAACCATTTTGTGGTGGCGTAGGACGGCTCTTGGATGCCGTCGGTGAAGGAGCCGATCACGGGTACTTTCTGCTCGTCGAGGCCGAAGGGCAGCTTGGCGTAGGAGCCGTTGATGCCCTTGTCGCTGGTCACGCCGCCTGTGGTGCCGGTGTCTTCCTTTTTTGTTGCATTCGACGCCGAGCTTGCGTCATCCCCGGACTTCGCCGAATCCTGGTGTGTTTGTCCGGAGGCATTGGCGGAGCTGGATGCGTTGCCGTTGGAATTATCGGACTGGCTGGTGTGGTTGGAGTTGCCCGCCTGGCTGTTTTTGTAGAGCTCTTGGGCGGAGACGGAGGTTTGGTCGGAGGAGTCGCTGGAGCCGGTGCCCGGGTCGATCTTGGTGGGGATGTTGTTCGGGTCGAATCCGGCGGACTTGCCTGCGATGAGGGAGTCCTTCAGCTCGGAGCCGTCGGCGACGGGCAGGAAGGATTCGTTGGTGTTCTTTTCGACCATGACGTCGTTGGCCATGAGGCAGGTGTTTCCGCTGAGGGCTTTGATGTTGCCCTTTCCGATGGAGTAGGCGGGCCATTGGGCCACGAAGCCCTTGCCGAGAGAGGCCAGGCTGAACAGGACAACCAGGGCAGTGAGGGCCGCGATCGGGGCGGTGGCCACGGTGCGGAAGCGCTGCAGTTTGCTGGATTCCTTGCGGTCGAGTTCCTCGATGTCGCGGGAGTCCGTGAGGCGAGCGTGCTTGGCGTCCGAGAGGAAGCCGACAACTACGCCCCAGACCAGAACGATGAGGGAGATGCCCAGCATGACGGTGGACGCTTCGATGTGGTTGACCTGGATGGACTTGTCCCACCAGGGTACTCCGAAGGAGCCGACGTACCACCAGCCGTTGCTGCCGGAGAGGCAGAGGGCGAACAGCATCAGGGCGGCTCCGAAGAATACGATGCGGTTGCGTTGGGAGCTGACGGTGATGCGGGAGGCCGCCACGGCGGCGAGTGCGGTGACTGCGGCGCCCAGTCCGGCGTACACACCGAAGTGGTGGGTCCACTTGGTGGGGGTGAACACCATGAAGAACATGGTGCCGAGGAAGATGAACGCCAGTCGGTTGGTGGGGCCTACGGCGGCGCCGGGTACGCGGCGGTAGCGCAGGAGGGATGCGATCACCACGCCGAAGCTGAAGAACAGCATGAGCACAGCGAAGCGGCGGGTGAAGGAGCCGTCGACGGTGCTGTCCAGGAGGCTGGTGTAGCGGATGTATTCCTCGTACCAGGGCAGGGATGGGCCGATGGCGCTACGGACGCGGGTTGCTTCCATGACGGAGGCGAAGGTCTGGTCTGCGAACATCCCGGCCAGGATGGCGGTGCCTGCGGCCAGGAAGGGGGCGATTTGGGCCATGATGGCGACGATCAGTTTTCCTCGTGGGGCGCCGGCGGGCGCGCCGAGCGCGGGGAGGCGCTTGATGAGGATACGGATCATTGCGCTGAGGGAGACCAGCAGCGCGGCCACGGCCATGAGGCCGGTGGGGCCGGCGCTGAGCGCCAGGGTGGCGAACATCGTTCCGATGGCGGCGGGGAACAGGCGGTGGCTGGCGATGGCTCGTTCGAAGCTGACCCATGCGAGCAGGGAGAACATGGCGATCACGGGCTCTGGGCGCGTGCCGTTGTTGTATACCATCCACAGGAGGAGGAAGGTGGAGGCCATGGTGATGTGGGCTACCTTGCGCTGGTTAATGCGGGTGCCCAGGCGCGGCAGGATTTCACGGGAGAGCACCAGCCAGACCACGATTCCTGCGATGAGGGATGGCAGGCGCATCACGATGGAGGTCTCGGAGAAGCGGGTGATCACACCCAGAAGGTCGTAGAAGGGGAATCCGAAGGGGGATTCAGACACACCGAACCAACGGTAGTAGTTGGCCATGTAGCCCGAGTGTTTGGAGGCTTGGGCCATGGTGCGCAGGTAGCCGTCGTCGGCGGTATTCGCGCCGATGAAGTACCAGATGAGGAGCACGCCACCCACCACTGCGTCGAGTGGGCGTGGCTTGAAGAAGCCTGGGGGCAGCAGGGCTGCGCGGCGGGAGGAGCGGATGCGGCCATCGAGGGTGTCGATGGAGTGGAGGGACCACAGGGCCACGATTAGGGAGACCAGTCCTGCCACGATGGCGAGAATCTTCACAGTCGTGGGGCTGGAGGTAAAGCGGGAGTCTACGGTGACGGTGGCTCGGAGGTCGCCGCTGGCGGAGGCCTGGTGGGTGGCGTCGGTATCTCGAATCTCGGAGTAGATACCTGTCAGCATGGGGCGGATATCGTCGTTGATGGTGGAGTCGAAGGGAGTGCCGTCGGATCGTTGTTCGTTGGGGATCCATACGTGCGTTGACTCGTGGTCGGAGGTGATGCGCAGGTTCGCAGCCTTCGGGAGCGCCGCGAGTTCTTCGTCGGTGATGGAGAGAGGCACCACGTTGCGCACGATGACGTCCACGCCGTTGTCGGTGGAGCGGACGAACATGCCTCGGAGGGATGCTTCCTCTGAGGTTTCAGGGACGGTGGACACAATGGTCGTCTGGCCGTCGTTGAGGTTGGTCAGCTGCTCCACCGGGATGGAGATGTCGATGTCCTGGGGCATGTAGGACATCAAGGGGGCGGTCAGGTTGGTGGGGTTGCCCTGTTCAGGCCAGGTGAAGCTGGCTTCGGTTTGTTTGACAGGGAGAAAAGGCACCAACAGGAAGAGTAGGAATCCCAGCAGGCCGCTGACGATGCTGACGGTGGTCAGCTTCTTGCGGTGCGCGTGGGAGGTTGGTGCTGTCCTGTCTGTGGGTGGGACAGGGGACTTCTCTCTATCTTTTACCTGTGACACGATTAGTTATCCTACGGCACTTCACGTCTTAAGAAAACTGAGAAAATCATTAACCGGCGTGTCATGAGTGAACTCCTGTGAAAATTGTGTTTAGGTTTTCGCCGCCTGACGGACCGCCAGTACGAACGGACCAACCTGCGTGAGGTCCCAGCCCTCAGTGAACGCCTGCGGCTTAAAGGTCACCGTCCGGAAGCGCACGTTCGGGTTGTTCGGGTAGATGTCATCGGCAATCTTGTAGCTGAAGCCGTCCTTGCCCACTCCCGTGGTGGTGGGGAATTGCCCCTCCTCTGGTTTGAGCTCCGCCAGCTGCTTCGCGCTCTCCTTGAGTTCCAGCTGGCCCCGCAGCACTAAGGCATCCGGTTGCTTGAAGCCGTGCTCCCTCTCGGCCGTGGCCATCGCGTCCTGCAGCTCCTGAGGATCGCTGATCGTGGTCCACTCCTCAATGTCCTGGGCGCGCTTGGAGTACTGTCCCAGCGGGTTCGCGTAGTGGGCCGTGAAGGCCTGGAAGCTGTTGTAGGGGTAGTAGGCCAAGAAGTTGGACTCATCCGTCAGAACTACCGAGCCCGCACGCTGGCCAAGCGCGTCGTGGAGCACGCGGTCAATGTACTGGTAGTAGGTGGTTGCGTCGGCAGGGAACTTGTCCCCGCGGTTGCCGTTGCCATCCGAGTCCGTGTACGCCAGATCAATCTTCTCCTCATTTTTCTCAGGAATGAGGGAGGTGTAGCTCACGCAGGCCAGCGCCAAGACGATCACCATCAGACGGGTAGCCAGCGTCGATTCACGCAGATTCCCCAACTCTGGATAGAACTTCTTCAGCCCGTTCAGCCGGAACTGTGCCACACCCAGAACGCCCGCTACGGTCAGCAACACCGCGATGGGGCCGCCCACGCGGAAGCCTAGAAGCGTGGATCCCGCCAGTGGCATCAGCATGGACATGACCACCCACAGGAAGCATGTGGCCAAGCCGATGGTGATGGCGCGCGTATCCTCGTCGCGGTAACGCCAGACCAGCCAGAACAGACCGATCAGGCTGGCGATAGCGATCGTGGGATCGTCGAAGAAGGGGGTGGGCAGTTCTGTGCCCGCTTCGGGGAGGTAGTGCTGTGCGGTGCCCGCGGGGTCGTGCGGGTCGCTCAGCAGGCGCAGGATGTACGGTCCCCATCCCACGGCTGCGATGGCCAGGGAGCTCACACCGATGATCACCAGCCGAACAATCGGGGCGAACGCCTTGCGGCTCCAGGCAGCGCCCAGGGCAATGATCACCACAGCCAGCGCAGAAATGGCGGTGAACAGCGTGTAGAGGTTTGCTGATAGGCCCAGGTAGGCAATCGTTGCAATGAGTGCCGCATTCCCGCCCGTGACCGCGCGCCGGGCGAGGATCAGCCCCGGC encodes:
- a CDS encoding arabinosyltransferase domain-containing protein, whose translation is MSQVKDREKSPVPPTDRTAPTSHAHRKKLTTVSIVSGLLGFLLFLLVPFLPVKQTEASFTWPEQGNPTNLTAPLMSYMPQDIDISIPVEQLTNLNDGQTTIVSTVPETSEEASLRGMFVRSTDNGVDVIVRNVVPLSITDEELAALPKAANLRITSDHESTHVWIPNEQRSDGTPFDSTINDDIRPMLTGIYSEIRDTDATHQASASGDLRATVTVDSRFTSSPTTVKILAIVAGLVSLIVALWSLHSIDTLDGRIRSSRRAALLPPGFFKPRPLDAVVGGVLLIWYFIGANTADDGYLRTMAQASKHSGYMANYYRWFGVSESPFGFPFYDLLGVITRFSETSIVMRLPSLIAGIVVWLVLSREILPRLGTRINQRKVAHITMASTFLLLWMVYNNGTRPEPVIAMFSLLAWVSFERAIASHRLFPAAIGTMFATLALSAGPTGLMAVAALLVSLSAMIRILIKRLPALGAPAGAPRGKLIVAIMAQIAPFLAAGTAILAGMFADQTFASVMEATRVRSAIGPSLPWYEEYIRYTSLLDSTVDGSFTRRFAVLMLFFSFGVVIASLLRYRRVPGAAVGPTNRLAFIFLGTMFFMVFTPTKWTHHFGVYAGLGAAVTALAAVAASRITVSSQRNRIVFFGAALMLFALCLSGSNGWWYVGSFGVPWWDKSIQVNHIEASTVMLGISLIVLVWGVVVGFLSDAKHARLTDSRDIEELDRKESSKLQRFRTVATAPIAALTALVVLFSLASLGKGFVAQWPAYSIGKGNIKALSGNTCLMANDVMVEKNTNESFLPVADGSELKDSLIAGKSAGFDPNNIPTKIDPGTGSSDSSDQTSVSAQELYKNSQAGNSNHTSQSDNSNGNASSSANASGQTHQDSAKSGDDASSASNATKKEDTGTTGGVTSDKGINGSYAKLPFGLDEQKVPVIGSFTDGIQEPSYATTKWFTLPARDEQHPLVVFSAAGAIYHHDMNGVEQYGQEVVVEYGREKTDAELAETKARDEKSKDQRDEPGRSESQDRFLSMGELEPLDIGTEPEWRNMRVPMDQIPEDATVIRIRAVDTNLTEDQWVAFTPPRAPELESIQKHIGSDVPTLLDWSVAFQFPCLKPYDHHAGVAEVPHYRVSPSHESREIHTPVMDYYGGGSVGLTQMTATANEMPTYLNNDWQRDWGVLDELTTHSRSTGEAAKQAELKLGETTHSGLWSPGPMKYKQK
- a CDS encoding galactan 5-O-arabinofuranosyltransferase, encoding MTDVDVRDRTASCDVPEETHAHADYAVDPLSLKQTFLRLIAVGITAAVVTLMAWAVLRSISWPAYNSSWVLRALATAGSMIVTVATAWICYRWIQTGARRRSGDAQAEATDGQGTAKAQRSRALAFILQYLGYLAPAGLVITSTAIPLAATHLYLDGISVDNEFRTQYLTRMADSLSHADMAYVDIPSFYPGLWFFGGGALAHLVGMSGWAVFQPWALATIAMAGSMVAVVWHRILGSFVVAVATALASTAVVLVVAPEEPYAAVVALGMAPGLILARRAVTGGNAALIATIAYLGLSANLYTLFTAISALAVVIIALGAAWSRKAFAPIVRLVIIGVSSLAIAAVGWGPYILRLLSDPHDPAGTAQHYLPEAGTELPTPFFDDPTIAIASLIGLFWLVWRYRDEDTRAITIGLATCFLWVVMSMLMPLAGSTLLGFRVGGPIAVLLTVAGVLGVAQFRLNGLKKFYPELGNLRESTLATRLMVIVLALACVSYTSLIPEKNEEKIDLAYTDSDGNGNRGDKFPADATTYYQYIDRVLHDALGQRAGSVVLTDESNFLAYYPYNSFQAFTAHYANPLGQYSKRAQDIEEWTTISDPQELQDAMATAEREHGFKQPDALVLRGQLELKESAKQLAELKPEEGQFPTTTGVGKDGFSYKIADDIYPNNPNVRFRTVTFKPQAFTEGWDLTQVGPFVLAVRQAAKT